One part of the Candidatus Nezhaarchaeota archaeon genome encodes these proteins:
- a CDS encoding orc1/cdc6 family replication initiation protein has product MALEEVFHRVLAAKVFKDREKLRPDYVPEELPHRELEIRRLGETLAPAVKGVRPSNVFIYGLPGTGKTAVTKYVLKALAVTSAKLAGKPVRSCYVNCKYNNTAYRALASACEQLGVKVPFTGLSNAELFRRFTSALEALGSLIIVVLDEVDALKGESGEDLLYRLTRINSELSLSRVSLVGITNDLKFTEDLDPRVKSALGEEELVFKPYDSEELKDILTQRARLAFFEGVLDEGVIPLCATLAAREHGDARRALDLLRVAGEVAEREGASRVTEAHVRKAQCEIEKDRVVEVIRSMPLHGKITLLSIYLLEKKGIKEKTTGEIYSLYRGLCKSMRLDELTQRRISDLINELDTAGLVTARVVSRGRRGLTKIVKLNTAEEALRAGLKEDVRLTTFLS; this is encoded by the coding sequence ATGGCCCTTGAGGAAGTCTTTCACCGCGTCTTAGCTGCTAAGGTGTTCAAGGATCGTGAGAAGCTTAGGCCAGACTATGTCCCTGAGGAGCTGCCTCACCGTGAGCTAGAGATAAGGCGGTTGGGAGAGACCCTCGCCCCCGCTGTTAAGGGGGTTAGGCCTTCGAACGTGTTCATCTACGGCCTACCGGGCACGGGGAAGACGGCGGTTACTAAGTACGTCTTAAAGGCCTTAGCAGTTACCTCAGCTAAGCTGGCGGGCAAGCCTGTTAGGAGCTGCTACGTAAATTGTAAGTACAACAATACTGCTTACCGAGCGCTAGCCTCAGCCTGTGAACAGCTGGGTGTCAAGGTGCCCTTCACAGGGCTCTCGAACGCAGAGCTATTTAGGAGGTTCACGTCTGCCTTAGAGGCTCTCGGTAGCTTAATCATAGTGGTCCTAGACGAGGTGGATGCCCTTAAGGGAGAGAGCGGCGAGGACCTACTCTACAGGCTGACCCGCATAAACTCAGAGCTCTCTTTGTCTAGAGTATCGCTGGTGGGGATAACTAACGACTTAAAGTTCACTGAGGACCTAGACCCACGCGTTAAGAGTGCGCTTGGAGAAGAGGAGCTGGTGTTTAAGCCGTATGATAGCGAGGAGCTAAAAGATATTTTGACCCAGAGGGCTAGGCTAGCGTTCTTTGAAGGCGTTCTGGACGAAGGAGTAATACCGCTATGCGCTACGCTAGCGGCGCGGGAGCATGGAGACGCTAGGAGGGCCCTCGACCTCTTAAGAGTAGCGGGTGAAGTAGCTGAGAGGGAGGGGGCTAGTAGGGTAACGGAGGCCCACGTTAGGAAGGCTCAGTGCGAAATTGAGAAAGATAGGGTAGTGGAGGTCATTAGGTCTATGCCGCTCCACGGAAAAATTACCCTCCTATCTATCTACTTGCTGGAGAAAAAGGGGATTAAGGAGAAGACCACCGGGGAAATCTATAGCCTCTACAGAGGCTTGTGTAAGAGTATGCGCCTAGACGAGCTTACACAGCGAAGGATTAGCGACTTAATAAATGAGCTGGACACAGCTGGGCTAGTTACAGCCAGAGTAGTTAGTCGTGGTAGGAGGGGGCTGACTAAGATAGTTAAGCTAAATACAGCCGAGGAGGCCCTTAGGGCAGGGCTAAAGGAGGATGTTAGGCTCACCACCTTCCTCTCTTAA